A section of the Tachysurus fulvidraco isolate hzauxx_2018 chromosome 7, HZAU_PFXX_2.0, whole genome shotgun sequence genome encodes:
- the pdik1l gene encoding serine/threonine-protein kinase pdik1l: MVSSQAKYELIQEVGRGSYGVVYEAVVQLTGARVAVKKIRCHSPENVELALREFWALSSIQSQHPNVIHLKECVLQRGGLAQRMNHGFGPSSYLELVETSLKGELAFDGRCARYLWFVMDFCDGGDLNAYLLSRKPSRRTNASFMLQLGSALAFLHRNRIIHRDLKPDNILISQGPAEPTLKVADFGLSKVCSASGLDPDEPASVERCFLSTACGTDFYMAPEAREGCYTAKADIFALGVIIWAMVERLTFVEAGTQRELLGSYVRHGEVIVPLGEALLENPNMELLIPARMKSMSAGMKRLIREMLAADPRQRPDAFELELRLVRIASRELDWDT, translated from the exons ATGGTGAGCAGTCAAGCCAAGTACGAGCTGATTCAAGAGGTGGGCCGAGGCAGCTACGGTGTGGTGTACGAGGCCGTGGTGCAGCTGACAGGCGCGCGTGTTGCTGTGAAAAAAATCCGCTGTCACTCACCTGAGAACGTGGAGCTAGCTCTTCGTGAGTTCTGGGCTCTCAGCAGCATCCAAAGCCAGCATCCTAACGTGATCCACTTGAAGGAATGTGTGCTTCAGAGAGGCGGACTGGCTCAGCGGATGAACCACGGCTTTGGCCCCTCTTCTTACTTGGAG CTAGTGGAAACGTCTCTGAAAGGAGAGCTGGCGTTCGACGGGCGCTGTGCCCGCTACCTGTGGTTCGTGATGGATTTTTGTGACGGCGGCGACCTGAACGCTTACCTGCTCTCGCGCAAACCAAGCCGCCGCACCAATGCCAGCTTCATGCTGCAGCTGGGCAGTGCGCTGGCCTTCCTGCACCGCAATCGCATCATCCACCGGGACCTAAAACCCGACAACATCTTGATCTCTCAAGGTCCGGCCGAGCCCACGCTTAAGGTGGCAGACTTTGGCCTTAGTAAG GTTTGCTCAGCATCAGGCTTGGACCCAGACGAGCCGGCGAGTGTTGAACGCTGCTTCCTGTCTACAGCATGTGGCACTGATTTCTACATGGCCCCCGAAGCTCGGGAAGGCTGCTACACGGCCAAGGCAGACATCTTCGCGCTGGGCGTGATCATCTGGGCGATGGTGGAGCGACTCACGTTCGTAGAAGCCGGCACACAGCGTGAGCTGCTGGGCAGCTATGTGCGTCACGGCGAGGTCATTGTTCCGCTGGGCGAGGCGCTGCTCGAGAACCCTAACATGGAGCTGCTGATTCCAGCACGGATGAAAAGCATGAGTGCCGGTATGAAGCGGCTCATCAGGGAGATGTTGGCGGCTGACCCACGGCAGCGACCCGACGCCTTCGAGCTCGAGCTCAGACTGGTCCGTATCGCTTCCAGGGAGCTGGACTGGGACACGTGA
- the LOC113654688 gene encoding replication protein A 32 kDa subunit-A-like isoform X3 — translation MGSQGNAYSSSPVGFSSSKNEIKPKTAGILRVMPCTVSQLLSAREHRDSFFIRDIELNQDVNMNHCVIPSGTYIKAVGSLRSFQHHRSMVAFNIRCLDDFNEITSHMLEVIQAHLDSESSSNSMINTSYASDPATIGFTANQKQVYTLIKRCPLAEGISMQCLRNSLKYLSSYDIRNCLQFLINEGHIFSTVDDYHFKCTNG, via the exons ATGGGAAGCCAAG GTAACGCGTATAGCTCTTCACCAGTCGGATTTTCATCGTCGAAAAATGAAATTAAGCCAAAG ACAGCAGGGATACTACGTGTAATGCCATGCACTGTGTCTCAGCTCCTATCAGCCAGAGAACACAGAGACTCCTTCTTTATAAGAGACATAGAGCTCAACCAG GATGTCAATATGAATCATTGTGTCATTCCTTCTGGGACATACATCAAAGCTGTGGGAAGCCTACGCTCCTTTCAG CACCACAGATCCATGGTAGCGTTCAACATCCGCTGTCTGGATGACTTTAATGAGATCACGTCACACATGCTGGAGGTTATTCAGGCCCATCTGGATAGCGAAAGCAGTTCAAATAGTATG ATAAACACATCATATGCAAGTGACCCAGCCACCATTGGTttcacagccaatcagaagcag GTATATACTTTGATTAAGAGGTGTCCTTTGGCGGAGGGCATCAGTATGCAGTGCCTGAGAAATTCGCTCAAATATCTCTCCTCCTATGACATCAG gAATTGCCTTCAGTTTCTTATAAACGAAGGGCACATTTTTTCCACAGTTGATGACTACCATTTCAAGTGCACTAATGGCTAA
- the LOC113654688 gene encoding replication protein A 32 kDa subunit-like isoform X1 translates to MGSQGNAYSSSPVGFSSSKNEIKPKTAGILRVMPCTVSQLLSAREHRDSFFIRDIELNQVTVVGLIRRTKATLTHLVYSVDDMTGPPMDIKLWLNVEQDVNMNHCVIPSGTYIKAVGSLRSFQHHRSMVAFNIRCLDDFNEITSHMLEVIQAHLDSESSSNSMINTSYASDPATIGFTANQKQVYTLIKRCPLAEGISMQCLRNSLKYLSSYDIRNCLQFLINEGHIFSTVDDYHFKCTNG, encoded by the exons ATGGGAAGCCAAG GTAACGCGTATAGCTCTTCACCAGTCGGATTTTCATCGTCGAAAAATGAAATTAAGCCAAAG ACAGCAGGGATACTACGTGTAATGCCATGCACTGTGTCTCAGCTCCTATCAGCCAGAGAACACAGAGACTCCTTCTTTATAAGAGACATAGAGCTCAACCAG gtgactgtggtggGTTTGATCAGAAGGACCAAAGCGACGCTTACACACCTTGTGTATTCTGTGGATGATATGACCGGCCCCCCTATGGATATCAAACTGTGGCTGAAtgttgag CAGGATGTCAATATGAATCATTGTGTCATTCCTTCTGGGACATACATCAAAGCTGTGGGAAGCCTACGCTCCTTTCAG CACCACAGATCCATGGTAGCGTTCAACATCCGCTGTCTGGATGACTTTAATGAGATCACGTCACACATGCTGGAGGTTATTCAGGCCCATCTGGATAGCGAAAGCAGTTCAAATAGTATG ATAAACACATCATATGCAAGTGACCCAGCCACCATTGGTttcacagccaatcagaagcag GTATATACTTTGATTAAGAGGTGTCCTTTGGCGGAGGGCATCAGTATGCAGTGCCTGAGAAATTCGCTCAAATATCTCTCCTCCTATGACATCAG gAATTGCCTTCAGTTTCTTATAAACGAAGGGCACATTTTTTCCACAGTTGATGACTACCATTTCAAGTGCACTAATGGCTAA
- the LOC113654688 gene encoding replication protein A 32 kDa subunit-like isoform X2, with product MGSQGNAYSSSPVGFSSSKNEIKPKTAGILRVMPCTVSQLLSAREHRDSFFIRDIELNQVTVVGLIRRTKATLTHLVYSVDDMTGPPMDIKLWLNVEDVNMNHCVIPSGTYIKAVGSLRSFQHHRSMVAFNIRCLDDFNEITSHMLEVIQAHLDSESSSNSMINTSYASDPATIGFTANQKQVYTLIKRCPLAEGISMQCLRNSLKYLSSYDIRNCLQFLINEGHIFSTVDDYHFKCTNG from the exons ATGGGAAGCCAAG GTAACGCGTATAGCTCTTCACCAGTCGGATTTTCATCGTCGAAAAATGAAATTAAGCCAAAG ACAGCAGGGATACTACGTGTAATGCCATGCACTGTGTCTCAGCTCCTATCAGCCAGAGAACACAGAGACTCCTTCTTTATAAGAGACATAGAGCTCAACCAG gtgactgtggtggGTTTGATCAGAAGGACCAAAGCGACGCTTACACACCTTGTGTATTCTGTGGATGATATGACCGGCCCCCCTATGGATATCAAACTGTGGCTGAAtgttgag GATGTCAATATGAATCATTGTGTCATTCCTTCTGGGACATACATCAAAGCTGTGGGAAGCCTACGCTCCTTTCAG CACCACAGATCCATGGTAGCGTTCAACATCCGCTGTCTGGATGACTTTAATGAGATCACGTCACACATGCTGGAGGTTATTCAGGCCCATCTGGATAGCGAAAGCAGTTCAAATAGTATG ATAAACACATCATATGCAAGTGACCCAGCCACCATTGGTttcacagccaatcagaagcag GTATATACTTTGATTAAGAGGTGTCCTTTGGCGGAGGGCATCAGTATGCAGTGCCTGAGAAATTCGCTCAAATATCTCTCCTCCTATGACATCAG gAATTGCCTTCAGTTTCTTATAAACGAAGGGCACATTTTTTCCACAGTTGATGACTACCATTTCAAGTGCACTAATGGCTAA
- the ppp1r8a gene encoding protein phosphatase 1, regulatory subunit 8a isoform X1, with protein sequence MAATPSANAPCFDCPSWAGKPPPGLHLDVVKGDKLIEKLIIDEKKFYLFGRNPDHCDFTIDHQSCSRVHAALVYHRHLKRVFLIDLNSTHGTFLGRIRLESHKPQQVPIDSTMSFGASTRVYVLREKPQTQPSTTAGDSGVEDEELKGLLGLPEEETELDNLTEFNTAHNKRISTLTVEEGNLDIQRTKRKRRSSRVSFSEDEEIINPEDIDPSVGRFRNMVQTAVVPLKKKKSEGALGVEDSMVRRFQNFPLRTGLYGDLPPASHEASTQDNEHQAGSAITSGLPLPFPNPAPEVDVFTPTSQPAVTLNPNPAPGSYTAESMNEPRKKKYAKEAWPGKKPTPSLLI encoded by the exons ATGGCGGCGACTCCGAGCGCAAACGCCCCCTGTTTTGACTGTCCGTCTTG GGCAGGAAAGCCACCACCAGGACTCCATTTGGATGTAGTTAAAGGAGACAAGTTGATCGAG AAACTAATCATCGATGAGAAAAAGTTCTACTTGTTTGGGAGGAACCCGGACCACTGTGACTTCACGATAGACCATCAGTCATGCTCACGTGTGCATGCAGCACTCGTCTATCACCGGCACCTCAAGAGGGTCTTCCTCATCGACCTCAACAGCA ccCATGGCACTTTCTTGGGCAGAATTCGCCTGGAGTCACATAAACCTCAGCAGGTACCAATCGACTCCACTATGTCGTTTGGGGCATCCACACGAGTGTACGTGCTGAGAGAGAAGCCACAGACACAGCCCAGCACTACAGCTGGTGACAGCGGTGTGGAGGACGAAGAGCTGAAAGGACTGCTCGGTTTACCGGAAGAAGAGACCGAGCTAGAT AACCTGACTGAGttcaacacagcacacaacaagCGCATATCTACTCTGACCGTCGAGGAAGGCAACCTGGACATCCAGAGAACCAAGAGGAAGCGGAGAAGCTCTCGAGTGTCTTTTAGTGAGGATGAGGAGATCATTAACCCTg AGGATATTGACCCGTCGGTTGGCCGTTTCAGAAACATGGTACAGACTGCAGTCGTACCCTTAAAG AAGAAGAAATCTGAAGGTGCTCTTGGTGTAGAAGACAGCATGGTACGTCGTTTCCAGAACTTTCCCCTCAGGACAGGTCTTTACGGTGACCTGCCCCCTGCCAGTCATGAGGCGAGCACCCAGGACAACGAGCACCAAGCAGGCTCGGCCATCACTAGCGGCCTCCCTCTACCTTTCCCCAACCCGGCTCCGGAGGTGGACGTCTTTACCCCGACATCACAGCCAGCAGTCACGTTGAACCCAAACCCTGCCCCCGGATCGTACACAGCCGAATCTATGAACGAGCCACGCAAAAAGAAGTACGCCAAGGAGGCATGGCCTGGAAAGAAACCCACACCTTCACTACTCATCTAA
- the ppp1r8a gene encoding protein phosphatase 1, regulatory subunit 8a isoform X2 gives MSFGASTRVYVLREKPQTQPSTTAGDSGVEDEELKGLLGLPEEETELDNLTEFNTAHNKRISTLTVEEGNLDIQRTKRKRRSSRVSFSEDEEIINPEDIDPSVGRFRNMVQTAVVPLKKKKSEGALGVEDSMVRRFQNFPLRTGLYGDLPPASHEASTQDNEHQAGSAITSGLPLPFPNPAPEVDVFTPTSQPAVTLNPNPAPGSYTAESMNEPRKKKYAKEAWPGKKPTPSLLI, from the exons ATGTCGTTTGGGGCATCCACACGAGTGTACGTGCTGAGAGAGAAGCCACAGACACAGCCCAGCACTACAGCTGGTGACAGCGGTGTGGAGGACGAAGAGCTGAAAGGACTGCTCGGTTTACCGGAAGAAGAGACCGAGCTAGAT AACCTGACTGAGttcaacacagcacacaacaagCGCATATCTACTCTGACCGTCGAGGAAGGCAACCTGGACATCCAGAGAACCAAGAGGAAGCGGAGAAGCTCTCGAGTGTCTTTTAGTGAGGATGAGGAGATCATTAACCCTg AGGATATTGACCCGTCGGTTGGCCGTTTCAGAAACATGGTACAGACTGCAGTCGTACCCTTAAAG AAGAAGAAATCTGAAGGTGCTCTTGGTGTAGAAGACAGCATGGTACGTCGTTTCCAGAACTTTCCCCTCAGGACAGGTCTTTACGGTGACCTGCCCCCTGCCAGTCATGAGGCGAGCACCCAGGACAACGAGCACCAAGCAGGCTCGGCCATCACTAGCGGCCTCCCTCTACCTTTCCCCAACCCGGCTCCGGAGGTGGACGTCTTTACCCCGACATCACAGCCAGCAGTCACGTTGAACCCAAACCCTGCCCCCGGATCGTACACAGCCGAATCTATGAACGAGCCACGCAAAAAGAAGTACGCCAAGGAGGCATGGCCTGGAAAGAAACCCACACCTTCACTACTCATCTAA